In Streptomyces nojiriensis, one genomic interval encodes:
- the pheS gene encoding phenylalanine--tRNA ligase subunit alpha — protein MSAPNKSYDPVEVEALKPEEIERMRDEALAAFASAGDLDALREAKTAHMGDRSPLALANREIGALPPQAKAEAGKRVGQARGAVNKAFGARTVALEAERDERVLVEEAVDVTLPYDRVPAGARHPLTTLMDRIADIFVAMGYEVAEGPEVEAEWFNFDALNFTPDHPARQMQDTFFVQGPEGTQGDESGVVLRTHTSPVQARSLLERKPPVYIVCPGRVYRTDELDATHTPVFHQVELLAVDEGLTMADLKGTMDHMVQELFGAGTTTRLRPHFFPFTEPSAEMDMQCYVCRGESVGNPDRPCRTCSSEGWIELGGCGMVNPKVLVACGVDPEKYSGFAFGFGIERMLMFRHNVEDMRDMVEGDVRFTRPFGSEI, from the coding sequence ATGTCGGCACCGAACAAGTCGTACGACCCTGTCGAGGTCGAGGCACTGAAACCGGAAGAGATCGAGCGCATGCGGGACGAGGCGCTCGCCGCCTTCGCGTCCGCCGGCGACCTCGACGCGCTGCGTGAGGCGAAGACCGCGCACATGGGCGACCGCTCGCCCCTGGCGCTCGCCAACCGCGAGATCGGCGCGCTGCCCCCGCAGGCCAAGGCCGAGGCGGGCAAGCGCGTGGGACAGGCCCGCGGCGCCGTGAACAAGGCCTTCGGGGCCCGCACGGTCGCGCTGGAGGCGGAGCGTGACGAGCGGGTGCTGGTCGAGGAGGCCGTGGACGTCACGCTGCCCTACGACCGCGTCCCCGCCGGCGCCCGGCACCCCCTGACCACGCTGATGGACCGCATCGCGGACATCTTCGTGGCCATGGGGTACGAGGTCGCCGAGGGGCCCGAGGTCGAGGCGGAGTGGTTCAACTTCGACGCCCTCAACTTCACGCCCGACCACCCGGCGCGCCAGATGCAGGACACCTTCTTCGTCCAGGGGCCCGAGGGCACCCAGGGCGACGAGTCGGGCGTCGTGCTGCGCACCCACACCTCCCCGGTGCAGGCGCGCTCGCTGCTGGAGCGCAAGCCCCCCGTCTACATCGTCTGCCCGGGCCGGGTGTACCGCACCGACGAGCTCGACGCGACGCACACCCCGGTCTTCCACCAGGTCGAGCTGCTCGCCGTGGACGAGGGCCTGACCATGGCGGACCTCAAGGGCACCATGGACCACATGGTCCAGGAGCTCTTCGGTGCGGGCACCACGACGCGCCTGCGCCCGCACTTCTTCCCCTTCACCGAGCCGTCCGCCGAGATGGACATGCAGTGCTACGTGTGCCGCGGCGAGTCGGTGGGCAACCCCGACCGTCCGTGCCGTACCTGCTCCAGCGAGGGCTGGATCGAGCTCGGCGGCTGCGGCATGGTCAACCCCAAGGTGCTCGTCGCCTGCGGTGTGGACCCCGAGAAGTACAGCGGATTCGCCTTCGGGTTCGGCATCGAACGGATGCTGATGTTCCGCCACAACGTCGAAGACATGCGAGACATGGTCGAGGGTGACGTGCGTTTCACCCGGCCGTTCGGGAGTGAGATCTGA
- a CDS encoding sensor histidine kinase: protein MTVGTNSSPGAGTTAGPPVPVGPCARTGGPADAVPPVLPSDALRGVPPQGAPRGAVLGAGATGEGLAFGIDPDCLPDGLVVADATGHVICFNRAAARMTAIDPAQALGTRIERALPLEDLEGRRWWALTDPYGGLATRRGQPERNLLLPGGREVLVSASYVRTHPTGPLRRLVVTLRGTEARRRTERSHAELIATVAHELRSPLTSVKGFTATLLAKWERFTDDQKRLMLETVDADANRVTRLIAELLDISRIDSGRLEVRRQPVDIATAVGRHVQALTANGQDPERFLVSVSRPLPDLWADPDKIDQILGNLLENAVRHGEGTVTIGVSPHEKGTAVTVTDEGPGIPEESMGRVFTRFWRGSKRGGTGLGLYIVKGIVEAHGGTITVGRGPGGGAEFRFILPVSAPAYLTQ, encoded by the coding sequence ATGACCGTCGGTACGAACAGCTCGCCGGGGGCCGGCACGACGGCCGGTCCGCCGGTGCCGGTCGGCCCCTGCGCCCGTACGGGCGGGCCCGCCGATGCCGTGCCCCCCGTACTCCCCTCCGACGCGCTGCGCGGCGTACCGCCGCAGGGCGCGCCGCGCGGGGCGGTCCTGGGTGCCGGAGCCACCGGTGAGGGGCTCGCCTTCGGGATCGACCCCGACTGCCTGCCCGACGGGCTCGTCGTCGCCGACGCGACCGGGCACGTGATCTGCTTCAACCGGGCCGCGGCCCGGATGACCGCGATCGACCCCGCCCAGGCGCTCGGCACCCGCATCGAGCGGGCGCTCCCGCTGGAGGACCTCGAAGGCCGCCGCTGGTGGGCGCTGACCGACCCGTACGGGGGCCTCGCCACCCGCCGCGGCCAGCCGGAGCGGAACCTGCTGCTCCCCGGCGGCCGCGAGGTGCTGGTCTCCGCCAGCTACGTCCGTACGCACCCCACCGGCCCGCTGCGCCGCCTCGTGGTCACCCTGCGCGGTACCGAGGCCCGCCGGCGCACCGAGCGCAGCCACGCCGAGCTCATCGCCACCGTGGCCCATGAGCTGCGCTCCCCGCTGACCTCGGTCAAGGGGTTCACGGCCACCCTGCTCGCCAAGTGGGAGCGGTTCACCGACGACCAGAAGCGACTGATGCTGGAGACCGTCGACGCCGACGCCAACCGCGTCACCCGCCTCATCGCCGAGCTCCTCGACATCTCCCGCATCGACTCCGGCCGCCTGGAGGTGCGCCGCCAGCCGGTGGACATCGCCACCGCCGTCGGCCGCCACGTACAGGCACTCACCGCGAACGGGCAGGACCCCGAGCGGTTCCTCGTGAGCGTGAGCCGCCCGCTCCCCGATCTGTGGGCCGACCCGGACAAGATCGACCAGATCCTCGGCAACCTCCTGGAAAATGCGGTGCGCCACGGAGAGGGAACGGTCACCATCGGTGTGTCGCCACATGAGAAGGGAACCGCCGTCACCGTGACCGACGAAGGCCCCGGGATCCCCGAGGAGTCGATGGGCCGCGTCTTCACCCGCTTCTGGCGGGGGAGCAAGCGCGGCGGCACCGGCCTGGGCCTGTACATCGTCAAGGGCATCGTGGAAGCCCACGGCGGGACCATCACGGTCGGCCGCGGCCCCGGCGGCGGCGCCGAGTTCCGATTTATCCTGCCCGTGAGCGCCCCCGCGTACCTCACGCAGTAG
- a CDS encoding TrmH family RNA methyltransferase gives MGHPDELISPRSPRVAAARRLARRNFRTKERRFIAEGPQAVREAVEHRGPTGASTLIELFATVEAAERYSGIIEAALDAGARVHYASDEVLAEVSQTVTPQGLVGVCHFLDSPFEEILGARPKLVAVLAHVRDPGNAGTVLRCADAAGADAVVLTDASVDLYNPKSVRASVGSLFHLPVAVGVPVEQAVEGLRAAGVRILAADGAGADDLDAELDAGTMGGPSAWVFGNEAWGLPEETRALADAVVRVPIHGKAESLNLATAAAVCLYASARAQRAPGGCRSVTPS, from the coding sequence ATGGGTCACCCCGACGAGCTGATCTCCCCCCGATCCCCGCGGGTGGCCGCCGCCAGGCGCCTGGCGCGGCGCAACTTCCGCACCAAGGAGCGCCGCTTCATCGCCGAGGGTCCGCAGGCGGTCCGCGAGGCCGTCGAGCACCGCGGTCCCACGGGCGCGTCGACCCTGATCGAGCTGTTCGCCACCGTCGAGGCCGCCGAGCGCTACTCCGGGATCATCGAGGCCGCCCTGGACGCGGGTGCCCGCGTGCACTACGCCTCCGACGAGGTGCTCGCCGAGGTCTCCCAGACCGTCACCCCGCAGGGCCTGGTCGGTGTCTGCCACTTCCTGGACTCCCCGTTCGAGGAGATCCTGGGGGCCCGGCCCAAGCTCGTCGCCGTCCTCGCGCACGTCCGCGACCCCGGCAACGCCGGTACGGTGCTGCGCTGCGCCGACGCCGCCGGCGCCGACGCCGTGGTGCTCACCGACGCCTCCGTGGACCTCTACAACCCCAAGTCGGTACGGGCCTCCGTGGGCTCCCTCTTCCACCTCCCGGTCGCGGTCGGCGTTCCGGTCGAGCAGGCCGTCGAGGGGCTCCGGGCGGCCGGGGTGCGGATCCTGGCGGCCGACGGCGCGGGTGCGGACGACCTCGACGCCGAGCTGGACGCGGGCACCATGGGCGGGCCCTCCGCCTGGGTCTTCGGCAACGAGGCCTGGGGTCTGCCGGAGGAGACCAGGGCCCTCGCGGACGCCGTCGTACGGGTCCCGATCCACGGAAAGGCCGAGAGCCTGAACCTGGCGACGGCAGCCGCCGTGTGCCTCTACGCGTCCGCGCGAGCACAGCGGGCGCCCGGAGGGTGCCGCTCCGTGACCCCCAGCTAG
- the rplT gene encoding 50S ribosomal protein L20: protein MARVKRAVNAHKKRRAILEAASGYRGQRSRLYRKAKEQVTHSLVYNFNDRKKRKGDFRQLWIQRINAAARQNGMTYNRLIQGLKAANIEVDRKILAELAVNDANAFAALVEVAQKALPADVNAPKAAA, encoded by the coding sequence GTGGCACGCGTCAAGCGGGCAGTAAACGCCCACAAGAAGCGCCGGGCGATCCTCGAGGCGGCCTCCGGCTACCGCGGTCAGCGTTCGCGCCTGTACCGCAAGGCCAAGGAGCAGGTCACCCACTCGCTGGTCTACAACTTCAACGACCGCAAGAAGCGCAAGGGCGACTTCCGTCAGCTGTGGATCCAGCGCATCAACGCCGCTGCCCGCCAGAACGGCATGACGTACAACCGCCTCATCCAGGGTCTGAAGGCCGCCAACATCGAGGTGGACCGCAAGATCCTCGCGGAGCTGGCCGTCAACGACGCCAACGCGTTCGCCGCGCTCGTCGAGGTCGCGCAGAAGGCGCTTCCGGCCGACGTCAACGCCCCCAAGGCCGCTGCCTAA
- the rpmI gene encoding 50S ribosomal protein L35: MPKNKTHSGTKKRFKVTGSGKVLRERAGKRHLLEHKSSRVTRRLTGNAEMAPGDAAKIKKLLGI, encoded by the coding sequence ATGCCGAAGAACAAGACGCACAGCGGTACCAAGAAGCGCTTCAAGGTCACCGGCTCCGGCAAGGTGCTCCGCGAGCGCGCCGGCAAGCGCCACCTGCTCGAGCACAAGTCGTCCCGTGTCACCCGCCGCCTCACCGGCAACGCGGAGATGGCCCCCGGCGACGCCGCGAAGATCAAGAAGCTTCTCGGCATCTGA
- the infC gene encoding translation initiation factor IF-3, protein MWCYRGGSISTEPRINDRIRVPEVRLVGPSGEQVGIVPLAKALELAQEYDLDLVEVAASARPPVCKLMDYGKFKYESAMKAREARKNQAHTVIKEMKLRPKIDPHDYDTKKGHVVRFLKQGDKVKITIMFRGREQSRPELGYRLLQRLASDVEDLGFIESNPKQDGRNMIMVLGPHKKKTEAMAEAREAQAARKAERQGVAHTEGEAPSEDAAVEVDDTTEVASAEATEAAAEEAPADEANAEA, encoded by the coding sequence GTGTGGTGCTACCGAGGAGGATCCATCAGCACCGAGCCCCGCATCAACGACCGGATTCGCGTTCCCGAGGTACGGCTTGTCGGTCCCAGCGGCGAGCAGGTCGGCATCGTGCCGCTTGCCAAGGCGCTTGAGCTCGCGCAGGAGTACGACCTCGACCTGGTCGAGGTCGCGGCGTCCGCACGCCCGCCGGTCTGCAAGCTCATGGACTACGGCAAGTTCAAGTACGAGTCGGCCATGAAGGCCCGTGAGGCGCGCAAGAACCAGGCGCACACGGTCATCAAGGAAATGAAGCTCCGGCCGAAGATCGACCCGCACGACTATGACACCAAGAAGGGTCACGTCGTTCGGTTCCTCAAGCAGGGCGACAAGGTCAAGATCACGATCATGTTCCGTGGTCGCGAGCAGTCCCGGCCGGAACTCGGCTACCGACTGCTGCAGCGTCTCGCTTCGGACGTCGAGGACCTCGGGTTCATCGAGTCGAACCCGAAGCAGGACGGCCGAAACATGATCATGGTCCTCGGTCCGCACAAGAAGAAGACCGAGGCGATGGCCGAAGCCCGCGAGGCGCAGGCCGCCCGCAAGGCGGAGCGCCAGGGTGTCGCCCACACCGAAGGCGAGGCTCCTTCCGAGGACGCCGCCGTCGAGGTCGATGACACCACCGAGGTCGCCTCCGCCGAGGCCACCGAGGCCGCTGCCGAAGAGGCTCCGGCCGACGAGGCGAACGCCGAGGCCTGA
- a CDS encoding DUF1844 domain-containing protein, with the protein MTDATPPTEPTADGAPDYDTMTRDIADVPAVEVITTVAVHLLSAAAVNLGLDKPDSEHKDLDEARKLITALAGLVTASATEISSFHAAPLRDGLKSLQLAFREASIVPDEPGQGPGEKFTGPVFG; encoded by the coding sequence ATGACTGACGCGACACCCCCCACCGAACCCACTGCCGACGGCGCCCCCGACTACGACACCATGACCCGCGACATCGCGGACGTGCCCGCCGTCGAGGTGATCACCACGGTGGCCGTGCACCTGCTGAGCGCCGCGGCGGTCAACCTGGGCCTGGACAAGCCGGACTCCGAGCACAAGGACCTCGACGAGGCCCGCAAGCTGATCACGGCCCTGGCCGGCCTGGTCACCGCGAGCGCCACCGAGATCAGCTCCTTCCACGCCGCCCCGCTGCGCGACGGCCTGAAGTCGCTCCAGCTGGCCTTCCGCGAGGCCTCGATCGTGCCGGACGAGCCGGGCCAGGGGCCGGGCGAGAAGTTCACGGGTCCCGTCTTCGGCTGA
- a CDS encoding SseB family protein, which yields MANKNIPDPGFSDDDGSADPRLTAALAAWSEDRAKEPEVLAALKGARLLVPVVAVLGEVETDPETGLKREKTSDMAVPTLRAGDRRALPAFTSIASLALWDPAARPVAVPLHQALAAAAHEKADTVVLDLAGPVTYQLTGSALLALAEGRTDAGPLADPAVREAVRAAVSAEPAVLRAHLGPGGADSDGTLAIVLAGGAQASAAARRVAEALAADTTLRARLVRGLDLALLPPDAPAPPGEPLFAR from the coding sequence ATGGCGAACAAGAACATTCCCGACCCGGGCTTCTCCGACGACGACGGCTCCGCCGATCCCCGGCTGACCGCGGCCCTGGCCGCCTGGTCCGAGGACCGGGCGAAGGAGCCGGAGGTGCTGGCCGCGCTCAAGGGCGCCCGCCTGCTGGTCCCGGTGGTCGCCGTCCTCGGTGAGGTGGAGACCGACCCGGAGACGGGCCTCAAGCGCGAGAAGACCAGCGACATGGCCGTCCCGACCCTGCGGGCGGGCGACCGGCGGGCGCTGCCGGCCTTCACCTCGATCGCCTCGCTCGCGCTCTGGGACCCCGCGGCCCGGCCGGTGGCCGTCCCGCTGCACCAGGCGCTGGCCGCCGCCGCGCACGAGAAGGCCGACACCGTGGTCCTGGACCTGGCCGGCCCCGTCACCTACCAGCTGACCGGCTCCGCGCTCCTCGCGCTCGCCGAGGGCCGCACCGACGCGGGCCCGCTGGCCGATCCGGCCGTACGGGAGGCCGTACGGGCCGCGGTGTCCGCCGAGCCGGCCGTGCTGCGCGCCCACCTCGGCCCGGGCGGCGCCGACTCCGACGGCACCCTGGCGATCGTGCTGGCCGGGGGCGCGCAGGCGTCCGCGGCGGCCCGGCGCGTCGCCGAGGCGCTGGCGGCGGACACCACCCTGCGGGCCCGGCTGGTCCGCGGACTGGACCTGGCGCTGCTTCCGCCGGACGCGCCGGCTCCGCCCGGCGAGCCCCTGTTCGCCCGCTGA
- the mycP gene encoding type VII secretion-associated serine protease mycosin, producing the protein MIRRASGQAAAALLAATLLVSATATPAAADNIRDRQWGLLALRAEEAWGTTRGAGVTVAVLDTGVDESHPDLSGQVLPGTDLIGMGAGPGDRAWARHGTAMASIIAGHGHGPSRGQGVLGMAPQARILPVRVILEEGDPGRSQARDSKGGALAEGIRWAADHGADVINLSLGDDSDSAHHEAGEDEAVQYALAKGVVVVASAGNGGEAGDRVSYPAAYPGVIAVTAVDRRGKKAKFSTRNWYATVSAPGVDVVIADPDRSYYEGWGTSAAAAFVSGTVALVLAAHPELTPAQVKKLLEATASDSPAGGRDDARGHGLVDPVAALQAAEGMRPEAPAPVPAAAGSTYFGPGPEPVRPPERGARLGAPAAAVAGAVLLALAAVLARRPRRGARGRGQDPYAAQ; encoded by the coding sequence ATGATCCGCCGGGCCTCCGGGCAGGCGGCCGCCGCCCTGCTCGCCGCGACCCTCCTCGTGTCCGCCACCGCGACCCCCGCCGCCGCCGACAACATCCGCGACCGCCAGTGGGGCCTGCTGGCCCTGCGCGCCGAGGAGGCCTGGGGCACCACCCGGGGCGCCGGAGTGACCGTCGCCGTCCTCGACACGGGCGTCGACGAATCCCATCCCGACCTCTCCGGCCAGGTCCTCCCCGGCACCGACCTCATCGGCATGGGGGCCGGCCCCGGCGACCGCGCCTGGGCCCGCCACGGAACCGCCATGGCGAGCATCATCGCCGGTCACGGACACGGCCCCAGCCGCGGCCAGGGAGTCCTCGGCATGGCCCCGCAGGCCCGGATCCTCCCCGTCCGGGTGATCCTCGAAGAGGGCGACCCGGGCCGCTCGCAGGCCCGCGACAGCAAGGGCGGGGCCCTCGCCGAGGGCATCCGCTGGGCCGCGGACCACGGCGCCGACGTGATCAACCTGTCCCTCGGCGACGACAGCGACTCCGCCCACCACGAGGCGGGGGAGGACGAGGCGGTCCAGTACGCCCTCGCCAAGGGCGTGGTCGTCGTGGCCTCCGCGGGCAACGGCGGCGAAGCCGGCGACCGCGTCTCCTACCCGGCGGCCTATCCGGGAGTCATCGCCGTCACCGCCGTCGACCGCCGCGGCAAGAAGGCCAAGTTCTCCACCCGCAACTGGTACGCCACCGTCAGCGCCCCCGGCGTCGACGTCGTCATCGCAGACCCCGACCGCTCGTACTACGAGGGCTGGGGCACCAGCGCCGCGGCGGCCTTCGTCTCCGGCACCGTGGCCCTGGTCCTGGCCGCGCACCCCGAGCTGACCCCGGCCCAGGTGAAGAAGCTGCTGGAGGCGACCGCCTCCGACTCCCCGGCCGGCGGCCGCGACGACGCCCGCGGTCACGGGCTGGTCGATCCCGTCGCCGCCCTCCAGGCCGCCGAGGGCATGCGCCCGGAGGCTCCGGCGCCCGTGCCCGCCGCGGCCGGGAGCACGTACTTCGGCCCCGGCCCCGAACCGGTCCGCCCGCCCGAGCGGGGCGCCCGGCTGGGAGCCCCGGCCGCAGCGGTCGCGGGCGCGGTGCTGCTCGCACTCGCCGCCGTCCTCGCGCGGCGCCCGCGCCGGGGCGCCCGGGGCCGTGGCCAGGACCCGTACGCGGCACAGTAG